From a single Xanthocytophaga agilis genomic region:
- a CDS encoding DUF1328 domain-containing protein, with protein sequence MLRWTLIFLVVALVAALFGFGGIAAGAASIAKVIFYIFLIALVISLVMSMLRRA encoded by the coding sequence ATGCTACGTTGGACATTAATTTTCTTAGTAGTTGCCCTAGTGGCGGCATTATTTGGCTTTGGAGGTATCGCTGCAGGCGCTGCTAGCATCGCAAAAGTTATATTCTATATATTCCTGATTGCCTTAGTTATTTCTTTGGTAATGAGTATGCTCCGTCGAGCCTGA
- a CDS encoding amidohydrolase, with amino-acid sequence MKKLYGIFALISLLFSCQSKQKADLIVYNGIVYTVNEKFEVAEALAVKDGKILAVGTTKDILNQYEAPDKSDVQGQAIYPGFIDAHSHFYRYGLGLQTVDLTGTKSWDEIIQKVAEFSKNNPSEWIIGRGWDQNDWAVKEFPSKERLDSLLPNKPVILTRIDGHAAIVNQTALQKANIKSGQTLTGGTVEVRNGKLTGILIDNAVDLVGRIIPASDKSDIEKALLDAQQNCFAVGLTTVDDCGLMANEAEAIDALQKSGKLKMRVYVMLSDDSTNYARYLPKGPYKTDKLNIRSFKIYGDGALGSRGACLLQPYADRHDWSGFLLSKPEHFRKIAQLLANTDFQMCTHAIGDSANREILKIYGEVLKGKNDKRWRIEHAQVVNEKDFAMFANYNVVPSVQPTHATSDMYWAEQRLGSSRVKYAYAYKDLLKQNNWLPLGTDFPVEDISPFKTFLASAFRVDAKRYPQGGFQKENALTREETLKGMTIWAAKSNFEEKEKGSLEPGKFADFIILNQDLMKVEPQKVLDTKVIATFIGGEQVYKK; translated from the coding sequence ATGAAGAAATTGTACGGCATCTTTGCTCTTATATCCCTTCTATTTTCATGTCAATCCAAACAAAAAGCTGATCTTATAGTCTACAATGGCATCGTCTATACAGTAAACGAGAAATTTGAAGTAGCAGAAGCACTGGCAGTAAAGGATGGAAAAATACTAGCTGTAGGAACAACCAAAGACATTCTCAATCAATATGAGGCTCCAGATAAATCAGATGTTCAAGGCCAGGCTATATATCCAGGATTTATTGATGCCCATTCCCATTTTTATCGTTATGGCCTAGGCTTACAGACAGTGGATCTTACAGGTACTAAAAGCTGGGATGAAATTATTCAGAAAGTGGCTGAATTTTCAAAAAATAATCCTTCAGAATGGATTATAGGCAGAGGTTGGGACCAGAATGACTGGGCTGTAAAAGAATTTCCAAGTAAAGAACGGCTGGATAGCCTGCTACCTAACAAACCTGTTATTTTAACCCGAATCGATGGACATGCTGCCATTGTCAATCAAACCGCTCTGCAAAAAGCGAATATTAAATCAGGCCAAACCCTTACAGGAGGTACAGTAGAAGTTCGAAATGGGAAGCTAACAGGTATCCTGATAGATAACGCAGTGGATCTGGTTGGTAGAATTATTCCTGCATCAGACAAGTCGGATATTGAAAAAGCATTGCTGGATGCACAGCAGAATTGCTTTGCTGTAGGATTAACTACTGTTGACGACTGTGGTCTGATGGCAAACGAAGCAGAGGCGATTGATGCACTGCAAAAAAGTGGTAAACTTAAAATGCGGGTTTATGTTATGCTGAGTGATGATTCTACTAATTATGCTCGTTACCTACCCAAAGGCCCTTATAAAACAGACAAACTAAACATTCGAAGCTTTAAAATTTACGGTGATGGGGCGCTGGGATCAAGAGGTGCCTGTCTGCTTCAGCCTTATGCAGATCGTCATGACTGGTCAGGATTTTTACTGAGTAAACCTGAGCATTTCCGTAAAATAGCTCAGCTATTAGCCAATACCGATTTTCAGATGTGTACTCATGCTATCGGAGATTCTGCCAATCGGGAAATTTTAAAGATTTATGGCGAAGTACTCAAAGGTAAAAATGACAAACGTTGGAGAATTGAACATGCACAGGTTGTCAATGAAAAAGATTTTGCAATGTTTGCCAACTATAATGTGGTTCCATCGGTACAACCAACTCATGCTACTTCTGATATGTATTGGGCAGAACAACGTCTGGGCTCTTCCCGTGTCAAATATGCCTATGCATACAAAGATCTGTTGAAACAAAATAACTGGCTTCCATTAGGTACAGACTTTCCAGTTGAAGATATTAGTCCGTTTAAAACCTTTTTAGCCTCTGCATTCCGTGTAGATGCCAAAAGATATCCACAGGGAGGCTTTCAAAAAGAGAATGCCCTTACACGTGAAGAAACGCTTAAAGGCATGACCATATGGGCAGCCAAATCTAATTTTGAAGAGAAGGAAAAAGGCAGCCTGGAACCTGGAAAATTTGCTGACTTTATTATTCTGAATCAGGATCTGATGAAAGTTGAGCCACAAAAAGTGCTGGACACAAAAGTAATTGCAACTTTTATTGGAGGAGAGCAGGTATATAAAAAATAG
- a CDS encoding glycosyltransferase family 2 protein, whose protein sequence is MKISGFTFVRNADKLYYPIKASIESILPIVDEFVIALGNCDTDDQTRKEILTIKSDKLKIIETVWDTTAYPRGMEHAHQTDIAKEACKGDWLIYLQADELIHEKYLPTIQKACAHYLNDTNVEGFLLKYRHFYGDYQHYFDGYGWYPREIRIIRNIPEIHSYISAQSFRRIPNFDGKNYRIKEGTFKLKVILLDAYIYHYGWVRPPRYMQTKKKAFDTTHHGASHVSKAYANQPQEFDYGTLGNLSIFKDSHPATLQSWIAKFDWGHKLNYTTKVNPDFPRHKHEQLKYRIRTFIEKKVLCFKDKELGYNNWKIISKFPG, encoded by the coding sequence ATGAAAATTAGTGGATTTACATTTGTCAGAAATGCGGATAAGCTTTATTACCCAATAAAAGCATCAATAGAGTCTATTCTACCAATTGTGGATGAATTTGTAATAGCTCTAGGCAACTGTGATACAGATGATCAGACACGAAAGGAGATTCTTACAATCAAATCTGACAAACTAAAAATTATTGAAACAGTGTGGGACACCACTGCCTATCCAAGGGGAATGGAACATGCACACCAAACAGATATTGCAAAAGAAGCATGTAAAGGGGACTGGCTTATTTATCTGCAGGCAGATGAGTTGATTCATGAAAAATATCTTCCTACCATTCAGAAGGCCTGTGCTCATTATCTAAATGATACAAATGTTGAGGGCTTTTTGCTAAAGTACCGTCATTTTTATGGAGATTATCAACATTACTTTGACGGTTATGGCTGGTATCCCCGTGAAATACGTATCATCCGAAATATCCCAGAAATTCACTCTTACATTTCAGCGCAGTCATTTAGACGAATTCCTAATTTTGATGGTAAAAACTATCGCATCAAAGAAGGGACTTTTAAGCTTAAAGTGATTTTGCTGGATGCATATATTTATCATTATGGTTGGGTAAGACCACCTCGTTATATGCAGACTAAAAAGAAAGCATTTGATACAACTCATCATGGGGCATCTCATGTATCAAAAGCATATGCCAATCAGCCACAGGAATTTGATTATGGAACTTTGGGAAATCTGTCTATCTTTAAAGATTCACACCCTGCTACCCTACAATCCTGGATAGCAAAGTTTGACTGGGGGCATAAATTAAACTACACAACGAAGGTGAATCCGGATTTTCCACGTCATAAACATGAACAGTTGAAATATCGTATTCGAACTTTCATTGAGAAAAAAGTTCTTTGTTTCAAAGATAAAGAACTTGGATATAACAACTGGAAGATTATTAGCAAGTTTCCTGGTTAA
- the sufC gene encoding Fe-S cluster assembly ATPase SufC, which yields MLTINNLHARVEEKEILKGLNLEVKPGEVHAIMGPNGSGKSTLASVLAGREAYEVTDGSVNYLGEDLLELSPEERAQKGIFLAFQYPVEIPGVSTTNFLKTAINEIRKARGEEALDAVNFLKLMKEKMKLVNIDDTLLKRALNEGFSGGEKKRNEVFQMAMLEPKLAILDETDSGLDIDALRIVAEGVNKLRSKDNAIIVVTHYQRLLDYIVPDFVHVLYKGKIVKSGTKELALELEEKGYDWIKAEVTA from the coding sequence ATGCTGACAATCAATAACCTACACGCACGAGTAGAAGAAAAAGAAATCCTGAAAGGATTGAATCTGGAAGTGAAGCCAGGCGAAGTACATGCTATTATGGGACCAAATGGATCAGGAAAGAGTACACTGGCATCTGTATTAGCTGGACGTGAAGCTTATGAGGTAACAGATGGTTCGGTTAACTATCTGGGTGAGGATTTGTTGGAACTTTCGCCTGAAGAACGTGCGCAAAAGGGAATTTTTCTTGCATTTCAGTATCCGGTAGAAATACCAGGTGTAAGTACGACTAACTTTTTAAAGACTGCTATAAACGAAATTCGCAAAGCACGTGGAGAAGAAGCATTGGATGCAGTAAATTTCCTGAAGCTGATGAAGGAAAAAATGAAGCTGGTCAATATTGATGATACATTGTTGAAGCGTGCACTGAATGAAGGATTTTCAGGCGGAGAGAAAAAACGCAATGAAGTATTTCAAATGGCTATGTTGGAACCAAAACTAGCTATTCTGGATGAAACAGATTCAGGGCTGGATATAGATGCACTGCGTATTGTGGCTGAAGGCGTAAACAAACTGCGCTCAAAAGACAATGCAATCATTGTGGTAACGCACTATCAGCGTTTGTTAGACTATATCGTGCCTGATTTTGTGCACGTATTGTATAAAGGAAAGATCGTAAAATCAGGTACAAAAGAACTGGCGCTGGAACTGGAAGAAAAAGGATATGACTGGATTAAAGCAGAAGTAACTGCCTAG
- a CDS encoding metallophosphoesterase, protein MKKKGFQQQSMVKWYDVKQLALTGLRSVISGVFGNYSDRREIQAALDLTDDNRNHIDRAPDEIWIDYISDLGDGFNSTYTMADLLAQEKLMVHANGVTTALPSAKIIIMGGDEVYPTPSLDEYNRRTKYLYEAAFPERCDEAEAEKTYLYAIPGNHDWYDGLGTFLKLFTQGRKWGRLHTRQSRSYFAIKLTENVWLWGLDVQLNSEIDQPQLSYFQGLKCPEKMKEGDRVILCTAEPSWVFHTHHLTDYSYERLTYFQKKCIDEQGLSLIATLTGDLHHYSHYTGVRTNGKIKSVIHNITAGGGGAFLHPTHFLKEKLTGLNANGITEELGLQARFPNKDESHMLAFKNFLFPFLNPGFGIVLGTLFLIIVWMLQSSVPVGDRSLISQLAGSYTVKDFVRNTANFLQHSPMAVILVIILVSGFIGFADNQTGEKGKKNHFKFAGAIHGILQVLLLFFFLWGLSRFNYWLLGQDVSQIEKNLANKHTSDFGINVTLLALLIVELVGVAGFLGSFLMGCYLFCSTYFFHIHYNEAFSSFRYEGYKNFLRIHVSKNKVTIYPIGVRNVTTQWETLIVNGKCRFKGKTASYELIDKPIEINLIG, encoded by the coding sequence ATGAAGAAAAAAGGCTTTCAGCAACAATCTATGGTAAAATGGTATGATGTCAAGCAGTTGGCACTTACCGGATTAAGAAGTGTAATCTCCGGAGTTTTTGGCAATTATTCGGACCGGCGTGAGATTCAGGCAGCACTGGATCTGACAGATGATAACCGAAATCATATAGATCGGGCTCCAGATGAGATATGGATAGATTATATTTCAGATCTGGGAGATGGATTCAACTCTACCTATACCATGGCTGATTTGCTGGCTCAGGAAAAGCTGATGGTACATGCAAATGGAGTCACTACGGCATTACCCTCCGCAAAAATTATCATAATGGGTGGAGACGAAGTATATCCTACACCTAGTCTGGACGAATATAACAGACGTACCAAGTACCTATACGAAGCTGCGTTTCCTGAAAGATGCGATGAGGCAGAAGCCGAAAAGACTTATTTGTATGCTATACCTGGTAACCATGACTGGTATGATGGCCTGGGTACATTTCTGAAACTATTTACACAGGGACGAAAATGGGGGAGATTGCATACACGCCAGAGTCGAAGTTATTTTGCTATAAAGTTAACTGAGAATGTGTGGTTATGGGGATTGGATGTCCAACTCAATTCAGAGATTGATCAACCACAACTTAGCTATTTTCAGGGGTTAAAATGCCCTGAAAAGATGAAAGAAGGTGATAGAGTAATTCTTTGTACCGCAGAGCCATCCTGGGTCTTTCATACACATCACCTGACAGATTACTCCTACGAACGACTGACTTATTTTCAGAAGAAGTGTATTGATGAACAAGGTCTTTCTTTAATCGCTACTCTTACAGGAGACCTGCATCATTATTCACATTATACAGGTGTACGTACAAATGGAAAGATAAAATCGGTAATTCACAATATCACAGCAGGAGGAGGTGGGGCTTTTTTGCATCCTACACATTTTTTAAAAGAAAAGCTTACAGGATTAAATGCCAATGGCATTACAGAAGAATTAGGGTTACAGGCTCGTTTCCCAAATAAAGATGAATCCCATATGCTGGCTTTTAAGAATTTTCTCTTTCCATTTCTAAATCCAGGATTTGGAATAGTACTGGGAACTCTCTTTCTGATTATTGTTTGGATGCTACAAAGCTCCGTACCTGTAGGTGATCGATCACTAATCAGTCAGCTAGCTGGGTCTTATACAGTAAAAGACTTTGTGCGTAATACTGCCAATTTTTTACAACATAGTCCTATGGCTGTTATTCTGGTCATTATTCTGGTCAGTGGATTTATTGGATTTGCAGACAATCAGACAGGAGAGAAGGGAAAGAAAAACCATTTTAAATTTGCCGGTGCTATTCATGGGATTTTACAGGTATTGCTTCTTTTCTTCTTTTTATGGGGACTGAGCCGATTCAACTATTGGTTGCTGGGACAGGACGTCAGTCAGATAGAAAAAAATCTGGCTAATAAACATACCAGTGACTTTGGAATTAATGTAACCTTACTAGCCTTGTTGATTGTTGAGTTAGTAGGAGTTGCAGGTTTTTTAGGCTCGTTTCTGATGGGTTGTTATCTTTTTTGTAGTACCTATTTCTTTCATATTCATTACAACGAGGCATTTTCATCTTTTCGGTACGAAGGATACAAAAACTTCTTACGAATTCATGTGTCTAAAAACAAAGTAACTATTTATCCGATTGGTGTGCGGAATGTTACTACACAGTGGGAAACCTTGATTGTAAACGGGAAGTGTAGGTTTAAGGGAAAAACTGCCTCCTATGAACTTATAGATAAGCCTATTGAGATTAATCTGATAGGATAA
- a CDS encoding S9 family peptidase, producing MKRLFLTIICTFHLVLLLAQNGTEKVLVTDLLKIKQAGNIALSPDGNRAVYTVTSIEPDADNKDEYKYNTQLFLTDLNTNTQQMTRGESIRQPVWSPDGKKIAFVRTVKGKGQVFVLPLEGGEAFQLTQSKYSISNPQWAPDGKQILVAVSLPFGELLKDSLFNPTKQPPSWSLEKPGFAHNEFVKLKDQAKPNPDGSLEEIRAYLNKDIEDKKAKVINRLTFQGESTTEPELNFNHLAVVMVKENATLIPLTKGFYSFGQANWTPDGKQIIYIANGSGTEQHPDRDLDSRIFVMNADGSNYKLLLGEKGKRYTGPVLSVDGKTLAFQVSASEGLTIPVLTFIPFGGSNTTSTSITFDRNAGNLKFSSDNKFLYFSAQSNGGQPVYRYDLKTKKIDQLSDYTTGITDFDIAKNKIVYARTEIVNPSEVYLADASLKSAKLLTDLNVSWLKNKRLSLPEKHTLTNDKGQTIEYWIMKPTFVENGKKYPLLLEMHGGPTAMWGPGEQSMWHEFQYFCSKGYGIVYANPRGSGGYGLDFMKANYRDWGTGPASDVLAATTATAKESWVDTTRQVITGGSYAGYLTAWIVGHDNRFKAAFAQRGVYDLTTFMGEGNAWRLTPNYFGYPWEAQKVLDDNSPLTFVTNIKTPLLIKHGENDLRTGVIQSEMLYKSLKILGREVEYVRMPGATHELSRSGNVRQRIDRMLRIYEFMERYIGEKKQQ from the coding sequence ATGAAGAGACTCTTTCTGACTATTATCTGTACGTTTCATCTTGTACTTCTTCTGGCTCAGAACGGAACAGAAAAAGTTCTTGTAACAGATCTTTTAAAAATCAAACAGGCTGGAAATATTGCATTATCTCCTGATGGGAATAGAGCAGTATATACTGTGACATCTATTGAACCAGATGCAGATAATAAAGATGAATATAAGTACAATACTCAGCTCTTCCTGACAGATCTGAACACAAATACGCAACAGATGACTCGTGGTGAAAGTATCCGTCAGCCTGTATGGTCTCCTGATGGAAAGAAAATCGCCTTTGTAAGAACTGTAAAAGGAAAAGGACAAGTATTTGTATTGCCGCTAGAGGGAGGAGAAGCTTTTCAGTTAACCCAATCCAAATATTCTATCTCCAACCCTCAATGGGCACCTGATGGGAAACAGATTCTAGTGGCTGTTTCATTGCCATTTGGGGAATTGCTGAAAGATAGTTTGTTTAATCCAACCAAGCAGCCTCCTTCCTGGAGCCTCGAGAAACCAGGATTTGCGCATAATGAATTTGTCAAACTGAAAGATCAGGCTAAGCCTAATCCGGATGGTTCACTGGAAGAGATCAGAGCGTATCTGAATAAGGATATAGAAGATAAAAAAGCGAAAGTAATTAACCGTCTTACTTTCCAGGGAGAATCTACTACAGAGCCTGAACTAAACTTTAATCACCTGGCTGTAGTAATGGTAAAGGAAAATGCAACGCTAATCCCTCTGACAAAAGGCTTTTACTCATTTGGGCAGGCCAACTGGACTCCGGATGGCAAACAGATCATCTACATAGCTAATGGAAGTGGTACAGAACAACATCCCGACAGAGATCTGGATAGCCGTATTTTTGTAATGAATGCAGATGGTAGTAATTATAAGCTTCTACTGGGTGAGAAAGGGAAACGATATACTGGGCCTGTACTTTCTGTTGATGGAAAAACTCTGGCTTTTCAAGTTTCTGCATCTGAAGGATTGACTATTCCTGTACTTACTTTTATACCCTTTGGGGGCAGCAATACAACTAGTACAAGTATTACATTTGACCGGAATGCAGGTAATCTGAAGTTTAGCTCAGACAATAAGTTTTTATACTTTTCTGCACAATCTAATGGTGGACAACCTGTATATCGATATGATCTGAAAACAAAGAAGATTGACCAGTTGTCCGATTATACCACAGGTATCACAGACTTTGATATTGCAAAAAACAAGATTGTGTATGCCCGGACAGAAATAGTAAATCCTTCTGAAGTATATCTGGCGGATGCTTCTCTTAAATCTGCAAAGCTTCTTACCGATTTGAATGTCTCCTGGCTAAAAAATAAAAGACTAAGCCTTCCTGAAAAGCATACTCTCACTAATGACAAAGGACAAACCATTGAATATTGGATCATGAAGCCCACCTTTGTAGAGAACGGAAAGAAATATCCTTTATTACTGGAGATGCATGGTGGCCCTACAGCTATGTGGGGACCTGGAGAGCAAAGTATGTGGCATGAGTTTCAGTATTTTTGTTCAAAGGGATATGGTATTGTGTATGCTAACCCAAGAGGTTCCGGTGGATACGGACTGGATTTCATGAAAGCTAACTACCGTGATTGGGGAACAGGACCTGCCAGTGATGTATTGGCTGCTACAACTGCAACTGCTAAAGAATCCTGGGTAGATACTACCAGACAGGTAATTACAGGCGGGTCGTATGCGGGTTATCTTACTGCCTGGATTGTAGGACATGATAATCGGTTTAAAGCAGCCTTTGCCCAACGGGGAGTGTATGACCTAACTACCTTTATGGGAGAAGGAAATGCATGGCGTCTAACTCCAAACTATTTTGGCTATCCGTGGGAAGCGCAGAAAGTGCTGGATGATAACTCTCCTTTGACATTCGTAACTAACATTAAAACCCCTTTATTGATCAAACATGGCGAAAATGACTTGCGGACAGGTGTGATTCAGAGCGAAATGTTATATAAAAGCTTAAAAATATTGGGAAGAGAAGTTGAGTATGTACGTATGCCAGGAGCAACCCATGAGTTGAGTCGCTCAGGCAATGTACGTCAGCGGATTGATCGCATGTTACGTATTTATGAGTTTATGGAACGATATATAGGAGAGAAAAAGCAGCAATAA
- a CDS encoding cysteine desulfurase — translation MIATFDVIDIRKDFPILNQTIHGKPLVYFDNAATTQKPLSVIEALSQYYMEFNANIHRGIHTLAEKATAEYEATRDKAKAFINAAQREEIVFTRGTTEGINLVAQTYGRQNLKAGDEVIISGMEHHSNIVPWQMICEEKGATLRVIPINEQGDLLLDEYEKLLSEKTKIVAVVYVSNSLGTINPVKEIITKAHQYGAKVLIDGAQASAHLDIDVQDLDADFYVFSSHKVYGPTGVGVLYGKRELLDAMPPYQGGGEMIREVSFGKTTYNDLPYKFEAGTPNIADTVAFKAALDYVTTIGKSVIGEYEHELLTYATESLQSIDGLQIIGQAKEKISVISYVLEGIHHQDIGIMLDNDGIAVRTGHHCTQPLMDRFCILGTSRASFAMYNTKEEIDRLVQGLHKIKKKLG, via the coding sequence ATGATCGCCACTTTTGATGTAATCGATATTCGGAAAGATTTTCCTATCCTGAATCAAACCATTCATGGTAAACCTCTGGTGTACTTTGATAATGCAGCAACCACCCAAAAGCCTTTATCTGTTATTGAAGCATTAAGCCAGTATTATATGGAGTTTAATGCCAATATTCACCGGGGTATACATACCTTGGCTGAGAAAGCGACTGCTGAGTATGAAGCTACCCGTGACAAGGCAAAGGCTTTTATCAACGCAGCACAGCGGGAGGAAATTGTTTTTACCCGAGGGACTACAGAAGGAATTAATCTGGTTGCTCAGACCTATGGACGCCAGAATCTGAAAGCTGGAGACGAAGTGATTATCTCAGGGATGGAGCACCATTCGAATATTGTTCCCTGGCAGATGATTTGTGAAGAGAAAGGCGCAACACTCAGAGTGATACCTATCAATGAGCAGGGAGATTTGTTGCTGGATGAATACGAGAAACTGCTTTCTGAGAAAACAAAGATTGTTGCTGTTGTATATGTTTCCAATAGCCTTGGAACAATCAATCCGGTAAAAGAAATTATTACCAAAGCCCATCAGTATGGTGCTAAAGTGTTGATAGATGGCGCACAGGCTTCTGCCCATCTGGATATAGATGTACAGGATCTGGATGCAGACTTTTATGTGTTTTCTTCCCATAAGGTATATGGTCCAACTGGAGTAGGGGTATTGTATGGTAAAAGAGAATTGCTGGATGCTATGCCTCCTTATCAGGGTGGGGGAGAGATGATCCGCGAGGTATCTTTTGGTAAGACTACATATAATGATCTTCCCTATAAATTTGAGGCAGGTACACCTAATATTGCAGATACCGTTGCGTTTAAAGCTGCACTTGACTATGTAACCACTATTGGAAAATCTGTGATTGGTGAGTACGAACATGAATTGCTTACCTATGCAACGGAATCTTTACAGTCAATTGATGGTTTACAAATTATAGGGCAGGCTAAAGAGAAAATCAGTGTGATTTCATATGTTCTGGAGGGCATTCACCATCAGGATATAGGAATTATGCTGGATAATGATGGTATCGCAGTGCGGACAGGCCACCATTGTACACAACCTCTGATGGATCGGTTCTGTATTCTGGGAACTTCCCGCGCGTCTTTTGCGATGTATAATACAAAAGAGGAGATTGATCGATTAGTACAGGGCTTACATAAGATAAAGAAGAAGTTGGGATAA
- the sufD gene encoding Fe-S cluster assembly protein SufD: MSIQTIDKSSLAERVISTFDTVSKQNAVVTAVRLEALTRFETLGFPSIKNEEWKYTNLKPVVNQDFVPNAVGNISAEQLQDSIIPTEKASILVFVNGAYQPALSVLTQEAEGIVVTTFKEALNKYPEIVEAHFAKYADFQKDALTAMNTAFAEDGVFAYVPDKKVLEAPVYVYFISDSQQVAPLSQLRNLIVAGRSSQAKFVTAFHTIGELHSFTNVVTEIVVGENASVEHYILQNEAEQAYIVGTTQAQLARDCHFTSHTVSLNGALIRNNLNMVLAGSNIDAHMYGLYLLNGNCHVDNHTLADHQQPNSFSNELYKGILDGKSTGVFNGKIYVKPDAQKTNAFQSNRNLVLSKDAAMNTKPQLEIFADDVKCSHGATVGQLDDEMLFYLRSRGIGFESARALLMRAFADDVLQNMTLEEVHTHVDRWIADRFL, translated from the coding sequence ATGTCTATTCAAACTATTGATAAATCATCCCTGGCAGAGCGGGTCATATCAACCTTTGATACTGTATCCAAACAAAATGCAGTAGTAACAGCCGTTCGTCTGGAAGCGCTAACCCGTTTTGAAACGCTGGGATTTCCATCGATTAAAAACGAAGAGTGGAAATATACCAACCTGAAACCTGTAGTAAATCAGGATTTTGTACCCAATGCAGTCGGAAATATATCCGCTGAACAACTACAGGATAGCATCATCCCTACTGAAAAGGCAAGCATTTTGGTCTTTGTAAATGGTGCCTATCAGCCTGCCTTGTCTGTACTTACTCAGGAAGCTGAAGGTATTGTGGTAACTACCTTTAAGGAAGCTTTAAACAAGTATCCGGAAATTGTGGAGGCTCACTTTGCTAAATATGCTGATTTCCAAAAAGATGCATTAACAGCAATGAACACAGCTTTTGCTGAAGATGGAGTATTTGCCTATGTGCCTGATAAGAAAGTACTGGAAGCGCCTGTATATGTGTATTTTATAAGTGATAGCCAGCAGGTTGCCCCGCTTTCGCAATTACGTAATCTGATCGTGGCAGGACGTAGCAGCCAGGCTAAGTTTGTAACTGCTTTTCATACCATTGGAGAGCTGCATAGCTTTACCAATGTGGTAACAGAAATAGTAGTGGGTGAGAATGCCTCTGTAGAGCATTATATTCTGCAAAATGAAGCTGAACAAGCATATATTGTGGGTACTACACAGGCGCAATTAGCCCGTGATTGCCATTTTACTTCCCACACTGTTTCATTGAATGGTGCCTTGATTCGTAACAACCTCAATATGGTGTTGGCCGGATCAAACATTGATGCTCATATGTATGGATTATATCTGTTGAATGGAAATTGCCATGTAGATAACCATACACTGGCAGACCATCAGCAGCCTAATTCTTTCAGTAATGAGTTGTACAAAGGTATTCTGGATGGGAAATCCACAGGGGTATTCAATGGAAAGATCTATGTGAAGCCAGATGCACAGAAAACCAATGCATTCCAGTCTAACCGGAATCTGGTTCTTTCCAAAGATGCAGCCATGAACACAAAACCTCAGCTGGAAATTTTTGCGGATGATGTCAAATGTTCACATGGTGCTACTGTAGGTCAGTTAGATGATGAAATGCTGTTTTACCTTCGGTCAAGAGGCATCGGCTTTGAAAGTGCCAGAGCATTGCTTATGCGTGCCTTTGCTGACGATGTATTACAAAATATGACTTTGGAAGAGGTACATACACACGTAGATCGTTGGATTGCAGACCGATTCCTATAA